The Candidatus Amarolinea dominans genome has a segment encoding these proteins:
- a CDS encoding DUF126 domain-containing protein — translation MTQEPVSFTLQGRVIRAGQATGIALVSPAPIGFLGGVDPDTGIIIEPNHPLHGERITGRVLVFPTGKGSTVGSYTILRLAAAGQAPAAMIARESEAIVAVGAIIGDIPMVDQIDVGLIQSGDRVRVDGAQVTVERDRA, via the coding sequence ATGACACAAGAACCGGTTTCGTTCACCTTGCAGGGCCGCGTCATCCGGGCTGGGCAGGCGACAGGGATCGCGCTGGTTTCGCCCGCGCCGATTGGCTTCCTGGGCGGCGTGGACCCTGACACCGGCATCATCATCGAGCCAAACCACCCCCTGCATGGGGAACGCATCACCGGCCGCGTGCTGGTCTTTCCCACCGGCAAAGGCAGCACGGTCGGCTCGTACACCATCCTGCGCCTGGCGGCCGCGGGTCAGGCGCCGGCCGCGATGATCGCCCGCGAGAGCGAGGCCATCGTGGCTGTGGGCGCCATCATCGGCGATATTCCGATGGTGGATCAGATTGACGTGGGCCTGATCCAGAGCGGCGATCGCGTGCGCGTGGACGGCGCGCAGGTGACGGTCGAACGGGACCGGGCCTGA
- a CDS encoding uridylate kinase, translating to MRTVFLKLGGSLITDKYTPLTPRPDVIQRLAQECAAAQAQAPDLRLLLGHGSGSFGHMAARRYQTRAGVTTAADWRGFAEVSRVAAQLNRLVADAFGAAGVPVWSLAPSASALCRDGELLTLADRSVSTALRQGLTPLVYGDVALDEVRGGTIVSTEEVFDWLARRLRPDFILLAGMVGGVYDRDPLADASAQPVPLISAADLTPVADGLGGSHGADVTGGMASKVRVMSNLVQALPGLQVRFFSGEQPGAITRLLLQPELPIGTLLR from the coding sequence ATGCGCACCGTCTTTCTCAAGTTGGGCGGCTCGCTCATCACCGACAAGTACACGCCGTTGACCCCCCGGCCGGATGTCATTCAGCGCCTGGCGCAGGAATGTGCGGCCGCGCAGGCGCAGGCGCCTGATCTGCGCCTGCTGCTGGGACATGGCAGCGGCTCGTTCGGTCACATGGCTGCCCGGCGCTATCAGACACGGGCCGGCGTGACCACCGCTGCGGACTGGCGCGGCTTTGCCGAGGTGTCACGCGTGGCTGCCCAGCTCAATCGCCTGGTGGCCGACGCGTTTGGCGCGGCCGGCGTACCGGTCTGGAGCCTGGCGCCTTCGGCCAGCGCGCTCTGCCGCGACGGGGAACTGCTGACCCTGGCTGACCGTTCTGTCAGCACGGCCCTGCGCCAGGGCCTGACCCCGTTGGTCTACGGCGATGTGGCGCTGGACGAGGTGCGCGGCGGGACGATCGTTTCGACCGAAGAGGTATTCGATTGGCTGGCCCGGCGTTTGCGGCCGGACTTCATCCTGCTGGCCGGCATGGTCGGCGGGGTGTACGACAGGGATCCGCTGGCCGACGCCAGCGCGCAGCCCGTGCCGCTGATCTCCGCCGCGGACCTGACGCCGGTTGCGGATGGCCTGGGCGGCTCGCACGGCGCGGATGTTACTGGCGGCATGGCCAGCAAGGTGCGGGTCATGAGCAACCTGGTGCAGGCGCTTCCCGGCCTGCAGGTACGTTTTTTCAGCGGCGAACAGCCCGGCGCCATCACCCGGCTCTTGTTGCAGCCAGAGCTGCCGATCGGCACGCTCCTGCGTTGA
- a CDS encoding LysM peptidoglycan-binding domain-containing protein: protein MQGTGIQCKHCGTPLRRGVGVCPVCGSVQPRAVTTVRCRACGKRSQAALQVCPHCGRDLKPAGWRLPLQTMALGVVGVLAVAFLISRVSLPDASQALASLAPTITLPTMTPAPTVTVPAPAVEVPTDAPPPIEATAPLTTTGEVTLTVEITPAATLTTTVILDVSPTPTATATPTASPQPTATATARPATVTATASSTATPRPATATATRVPATATPVRDASGTTRYTIRAGDTLSAIAARFNTSVARLLALNPGLNPSRLQVGAQILVPGPGATATPAPGATVTPASTNTPPPQAPAPDLVGPASGSSYSGEDAVILLSWQVVAGLPDSMAYLVEIGFSLGGVFDWRVAEATTNASWRVSNLLYGQADQESGRRYSWRVVVVSVTRDAAGNISAWQRVGPPSEARDFLWN from the coding sequence ATGCAAGGCACGGGTATCCAGTGCAAACATTGTGGCACTCCGCTGCGTCGCGGGGTAGGAGTGTGCCCGGTTTGCGGCAGCGTACAGCCGCGCGCAGTCACCACCGTGCGCTGCCGCGCCTGCGGTAAGCGCAGTCAGGCGGCTCTGCAGGTCTGCCCACACTGCGGGCGTGATCTGAAACCGGCCGGCTGGCGGCTGCCGCTGCAGACAATGGCCCTGGGAGTCGTGGGGGTCCTGGCCGTGGCATTTCTCATCAGCCGCGTCAGCCTGCCCGATGCCAGCCAGGCCCTGGCGTCCCTGGCGCCCACGATTACCCTGCCCACTATGACTCCCGCTCCTACTGTGACTGTGCCTGCGCCGGCGGTGGAGGTTCCCACCGATGCTCCGCCGCCGATCGAGGCGACTGCGCCGCTGACGACGACCGGGGAAGTGACCCTGACCGTGGAGATCACGCCGGCTGCCACCCTGACAACCACTGTCATTCTGGACGTGTCGCCAACGCCTACCGCCACGGCCACGCCGACGGCTTCGCCGCAGCCCACGGCCACAGCTACCGCCCGTCCGGCTACAGTAACAGCCACCGCTTCCTCGACCGCAACGCCTCGCCCGGCCACGGCCACCGCGACGCGCGTGCCTGCCACGGCAACCCCGGTCAGGGATGCGTCGGGAACCACGCGCTACACGATCCGCGCCGGCGACACGCTGTCGGCCATTGCCGCCCGGTTCAATACCTCGGTCGCGCGGCTGCTGGCGCTCAACCCTGGGCTGAATCCGAGCCGCTTGCAGGTGGGCGCGCAGATCCTGGTGCCAGGGCCGGGGGCCACTGCCACGCCCGCGCCCGGGGCTACCGTCACCCCGGCGTCCACCAACACCCCGCCGCCACAAGCGCCTGCGCCAGACCTGGTTGGCCCCGCTTCCGGCAGTTCGTATTCCGGCGAGGATGCCGTTATCCTGCTGAGCTGGCAGGTGGTGGCCGGTTTGCCAGACTCGATGGCCTACCTGGTGGAGATCGGCTTCAGCCTGGGCGGCGTCTTCGATTGGCGCGTTGCCGAAGCGACCACGAACGCCAGTTGGCGGGTTTCCAACCTGCTCTACGGTCAGGCCGATCAGGAGTCAGGGCGGCGCTATAGTTGGCGCGTGGTCGTGGTCAGTGTGACGCGTGACGCCGCGGGCAATATCAGCGCGTGGCAGCGCGTGGGTCCCCCCAGCGAAGCACGCGATTTTTTGTGGAATTAG
- a CDS encoding HEAT repeat domain-containing protein, whose amino-acid sequence MDKNLSQTLDLLRQESDTIPYPVFGGLSDLSRSDMALLQAAWSHWSLTRRQKLIQALNVRARARVELDYTMILLWTLADADPTVRRLSIEGLREDDDESLIPLFVQALQTDPDAEVRAAAAKALGQFVLLGEYEEIAVANAGGVLPALLATVASASELLSVRRQAVEAVGYASDQRARAVIEDAYRDEDEAMQASALRAMGNSADRHWNKTVRDALDSHSHVKRLAAVYAAGELEIQAAAPRLIILLDDPDPAMRRAAVTALGTVGGPLARPALQAVFRAEDDDLELLAADALETLDFNSQGLTGADDEFGDELDDEIDDEKEDDEDDDQNVADDDFDD is encoded by the coding sequence ATGGATAAGAACCTTTCACAGACCCTCGATCTGCTCCGGCAAGAATCTGACACGATTCCTTACCCGGTTTTTGGCGGTCTGTCGGACCTCAGTCGCAGCGACATGGCGCTCTTGCAGGCTGCCTGGAGCCATTGGAGCCTGACGCGGCGCCAAAAGCTCATCCAGGCCTTGAATGTGCGGGCAAGGGCGCGTGTAGAGCTTGACTACACCATGATCTTGCTGTGGACGTTGGCTGACGCTGATCCCACCGTGCGCCGCCTGTCCATCGAAGGGCTGCGGGAAGACGACGATGAGAGCTTGATTCCGCTGTTCGTGCAAGCCCTGCAGACCGACCCTGACGCCGAGGTACGGGCCGCCGCGGCCAAAGCCCTGGGGCAATTCGTGTTGCTCGGCGAGTATGAGGAGATTGCCGTCGCCAACGCGGGCGGCGTGCTGCCAGCCCTCTTGGCGACGGTCGCGTCCGCATCTGAGTTGCTCAGCGTGCGGCGCCAGGCGGTAGAAGCGGTCGGCTATGCCAGCGATCAGCGGGCGCGCGCAGTGATCGAGGATGCGTACCGTGATGAGGATGAAGCGATGCAGGCGAGCGCCCTGCGGGCGATGGGGAACAGCGCCGATCGCCACTGGAACAAGACGGTGCGCGATGCGCTGGACAGTCACTCGCATGTCAAGCGCCTGGCGGCCGTCTATGCCGCCGGCGAACTCGAGATTCAGGCCGCTGCCCCGCGTCTCATCATCTTGCTGGACGACCCTGACCCTGCCATGCGCCGCGCAGCCGTGACCGCGTTGGGAACCGTTGGCGGCCCCCTGGCGCGCCCGGCGTTGCAAGCCGTCTTCCGTGCGGAGGACGATGACCTGGAGTTGCTGGCGGCCGATGCCCTGGAAACGCTCGATTTCAACAGCCAGGGTCTGACCGGCGCCGATGATGAGTTTGGCGATGAGTTGGATGATGAGATTGACGATGAGAAAGAGGACGATGAGGACGATGACCAGAATGTCGCCGACGATGATTTTGACGATTGA
- a CDS encoding tetratricopeptide repeat protein — protein sequence MMATGQPFRRKEAVGKALDSATRVIDLLNEGARLLATQRPGEALTPLREALLLAPDNVSVAINLGGAYIMQRKYRQAAPILERAAELEPDNAMVWLNLAAAYLGRLELSTRATQDQAIAAFEKAAQIDPNLHNVHYNLGLIYRDRGEMARACAHFQRAVEIAPHDRDASHWLQLLQQGVSTEPTPTGND from the coding sequence ATGATGGCTACAGGACAACCATTTCGACGCAAGGAGGCTGTGGGCAAGGCGCTGGATTCTGCAACGCGTGTCATTGACCTGTTGAACGAAGGCGCGCGGCTGCTGGCCACTCAGCGTCCTGGCGAAGCCCTGACGCCGCTGCGCGAAGCGCTGCTGCTGGCGCCTGACAATGTCTCGGTGGCGATCAACCTGGGGGGCGCCTACATCATGCAGCGCAAGTACCGCCAGGCGGCGCCGATCCTGGAACGGGCGGCTGAGTTGGAGCCTGACAATGCCATGGTCTGGCTGAACCTGGCGGCAGCGTACCTGGGGCGCTTGGAGTTGTCCACCCGAGCGACCCAGGACCAGGCCATCGCGGCCTTCGAGAAAGCGGCGCAGATTGACCCAAACCTGCACAATGTGCATTACAACCTGGGCTTGATCTACAGGGACCGCGGTGAGATGGCGCGCGCCTGTGCGCATTTTCAGCGAGCCGTTGAAATCGCTCCCCATGACCGCGACGCCAGCCATTGGTTGCAACTGCTGCAGCAGGGCGTTTCCACGGAGCCTACGCCAACTGGCAATGATTAA
- a CDS encoding FecR domain-containing protein, with product MINSTASDHTALTPDQEPPDRGAERSAQSHDSPGWVTRRFRANPMRTAWVVTVISFITCCALAIAAPLTARGFVLYATDTRPLELNVIDGAVLVTTARTRDTQAVVSRAPVSEDQRVATDEKSSAILTFYADEKAQESLATITLYNNASFLLTTARVPRFSYSGAADRLSLYLEHGRIRVSPSHRSARPLQVVVETPHGSAHLPDGSYSVEVRNEETQVTTRGGEATVIAGGQVVIVPAGERTRIAAGQAPDAPQPVEQDLLANGSFAGNLDGWSSKSFVDVREDAQKNVGIGTVQVITRDGRQAVFFSRRGQEGVHAETEIRQDLNVDVRDFDALNITFYVQLVFQSLQGAGMQSSEFPLAAQISYTDIYGVERLWTSGFYYLDLDSSRPWPLRNVQKIPRGVWYAYESPDLIELLRETRPSHINWIRFYASGYNYESLISEAELLVR from the coding sequence ATGATTAACTCAACCGCAAGCGATCACACCGCTCTCACGCCTGACCAGGAGCCGCCTGACCGCGGCGCAGAGCGTTCAGCGCAGAGCCATGACTCACCCGGTTGGGTGACGCGCCGTTTTCGCGCCAACCCCATGCGCACGGCCTGGGTCGTCACGGTGATCTCCTTTATTACGTGTTGCGCCCTGGCCATTGCGGCGCCGCTGACCGCGCGGGGTTTCGTCCTTTACGCCACGGACACCCGCCCCCTCGAACTCAATGTGATTGATGGCGCCGTGTTGGTGACCACCGCCCGAACCCGCGACACGCAAGCCGTGGTGTCACGCGCGCCAGTCAGCGAAGATCAGCGCGTCGCGACCGATGAAAAATCGAGCGCCATTCTCACCTTTTACGCCGACGAGAAGGCGCAGGAATCGCTGGCGACCATCACCCTCTACAACAACGCCTCTTTTCTGTTGACCACCGCGCGCGTGCCCCGTTTTAGCTACAGCGGCGCGGCCGACCGCCTGAGTCTCTATTTGGAACATGGCCGTATCCGGGTCAGCCCTTCGCACCGCAGCGCGCGGCCCTTGCAGGTCGTCGTGGAGACCCCTCATGGCTCCGCTCACTTACCCGATGGCAGTTATTCGGTTGAGGTGCGCAACGAGGAGACGCAGGTGACCACACGCGGTGGCGAGGCGACCGTCATCGCCGGCGGCCAAGTGGTCATTGTGCCGGCCGGGGAGCGCACCCGCATCGCCGCGGGTCAGGCGCCCGACGCACCGCAGCCGGTGGAACAGGACTTGCTGGCCAACGGCAGTTTTGCCGGCAACCTGGATGGTTGGAGCAGCAAGAGCTTTGTGGACGTGCGGGAAGATGCCCAGAAGAACGTCGGCATTGGCACGGTGCAGGTGATCACACGGGATGGGCGCCAGGCGGTTTTCTTCTCCCGCCGTGGGCAGGAAGGCGTGCATGCCGAAACCGAGATTCGCCAGGACCTCAACGTGGACGTGCGCGACTTCGACGCACTCAACATCACCTTCTACGTGCAGTTGGTCTTTCAGAGCCTGCAAGGTGCGGGGATGCAAAGCTCCGAGTTTCCGCTGGCCGCGCAAATCAGCTACACCGACATCTACGGCGTGGAGCGTCTGTGGACATCGGGCTTCTACTATCTCGATCTCGATTCTTCGCGGCCCTGGCCCTTGCGCAACGTGCAAAAGATCCCGCGCGGCGTCTGGTATGCCTATGAATCTCCCGATCTCATCGAACTACTGAGGGAGACGCGGCCGTCGCACATCAACTGGATTCGCTTCTACGCGTCCGGCTACAACTACGAGAGCCTGATCTCGGAAGCCGAGTTGTTGGTGCGTTGA
- a CDS encoding glycosyltransferase family 39 protein: protein MQLVRGQPVTLFRNAGLHLFGLTLPTMVQDYIGALNVYLALPFLALGGAGVFALRGLPIACAGLTLIFLYLFAAAAFNRRTAGLAVLLLAVNPSFVFWSRQGILVTNVTVTLFCASLWTAWRWQQTRQARWLWLTGFLWGLGLWAKLLFIWAIGAMLVIAALGWLRRGAFRPWGVAHEGGLRSRYSDVSRRTAVRQWVGFGLAFLAGVWPLLHFNLQTGGTVASILGNLNTSYYGVSNTHFAANLGKRIEQIGILLQGHHFWYLGEVYANPVARWALAGLLAAVTLLGLEVYLAFEAPKPGQEDLPAPAWLQRISASAPLLWRRVLGLTLLAGLIVVQSCFTVSDLFITHFALLLPLLPLLGAAAADLLAQHGRRPALLAFAALLVWGGFDAWNTVRYHAVLTASGGYAAHSDASYRLTADLEARGMIAPIVLDWGIEAPVAFLAQGRVAPIEAFGYARLDQPDADFATRLAPFIADASSVYLLHTPEFTVFQGRREALQALAANQGRRLEALALFRERSGRPLLELVRLVPAP from the coding sequence ATGCAGCTTGTGCGCGGCCAGCCCGTGACCCTCTTTCGCAACGCCGGGCTGCACCTCTTTGGCCTGACGCTGCCCACCATGGTGCAGGACTACATCGGCGCGCTCAACGTCTACCTGGCGCTGCCGTTCCTGGCCCTGGGCGGCGCCGGCGTCTTCGCCCTGCGGGGCCTGCCCATCGCCTGCGCCGGCCTGACGCTGATTTTTCTCTATCTGTTCGCCGCGGCCGCGTTCAACCGGCGCACGGCCGGCCTGGCCGTCCTGCTGCTGGCCGTCAATCCTTCGTTCGTCTTCTGGAGCCGGCAAGGCATTCTCGTCACCAACGTCACTGTGACCCTCTTCTGCGCCAGCCTGTGGACCGCCTGGCGCTGGCAGCAGACGCGCCAGGCGCGCTGGCTGTGGCTGACCGGCTTCCTGTGGGGCCTCGGTCTGTGGGCCAAACTGCTCTTCATCTGGGCCATCGGCGCCATGCTGGTGATTGCCGCGCTCGGCTGGCTCCGGCGGGGTGCATTTCGACCGTGGGGCGTAGCCCACGAAGGCGGGCTGCGCAGTCGTTACAGCGACGTGAGTCGCCGGACAGCAGTACGCCAGTGGGTTGGGTTTGGGTTGGCCTTCCTGGCCGGCGTCTGGCCCCTGCTGCACTTCAATCTGCAGACTGGCGGCACCGTGGCCAGCATCCTGGGCAATCTGAACACCTCGTACTACGGCGTCAGCAACACCCATTTTGCGGCCAACCTGGGCAAACGCATCGAACAGATCGGCATCCTCCTGCAAGGGCATCACTTCTGGTACCTGGGCGAGGTGTACGCCAATCCGGTCGCGCGGTGGGCGTTGGCCGGCCTGCTGGCAGCCGTGACCCTACTTGGGCTGGAGGTCTACCTGGCGTTCGAGGCGCCCAAGCCGGGTCAGGAGGATCTGCCGGCGCCGGCCTGGCTGCAGCGCATCAGTGCGTCGGCCCCGCTTCTCTGGCGCCGCGTGCTGGGTTTGACGCTGCTGGCCGGCCTCATCGTCGTGCAGAGCTGCTTCACCGTTTCAGATCTGTTCATCACGCATTTTGCGTTGTTGCTGCCGCTGCTGCCCTTGCTGGGCGCGGCCGCGGCCGACCTGCTGGCGCAGCACGGTCGCCGGCCTGCGCTGCTGGCGTTCGCGGCGCTGTTGGTTTGGGGCGGCTTCGATGCCTGGAATACCGTGCGCTACCACGCCGTCCTCACCGCCAGCGGCGGTTACGCGGCCCATTCTGACGCCTCCTATCGCCTGACCGCCGACCTGGAAGCCCGGGGGATGATAGCGCCCATTGTTTTGGACTGGGGCATCGAGGCGCCGGTGGCTTTTCTGGCGCAGGGCCGGGTTGCGCCCATCGAAGCCTTTGGCTACGCGCGCCTGGATCAACCCGACGCCGATTTTGCCACGCGCCTGGCGCCCTTTATCGCCGACGCCAGCTCCGTTTATCTCCTGCACACGCCTGAGTTCACCGTCTTTCAAGGCCGCCGCGAGGCGCTGCAGGCGCTGGCTGCGAATCAGGGCCGTCGCCTGGAGGCGCTGGCGCTCTTCCGCGAGCGCAGCGGCCGTCCCCTGCTGGAACTGGTGCGGCTGGTTCCCGCGCCGTAG
- a CDS encoding alpha-glucosidase, with product MKKRIVLIGAGSAQFGYGTIGDILQSKVLEGSEIVLHDINPTTLAAVAEAGRAFIAEHGLPFSISATTNRREAFAGADFLIISIEVGNRFELWEQDWRIPQQYGVQQVYGENGGPGGLFHSLRIIPPILEICADIMAICPQATVFNFSNPMSRICTTVHRAFPELKFIGMCHEIGSLPNFLPRILGVPYEALEVRAAGLNHFSCVLSAKYKATGQDAYPDIRALAPAFFGAMPSMTTVHKYFKETGQWPRKPEDFAALETEAWPERRVFQVILEKFGLLPITSDSHFGEYIPWAYDVTDHKEILDFYRFYKEYLANIQPSIELRLKERIIPVIEGILTDAGYIEEAVNIPNKGLIADLPEWLVVEVPAVVNKDGVTGLPMGKLPHGFAGLLMNQVAVHDLTAEAVICKSKSAALQALLVDSIVNRYRRMDELLETMIAYQERWLGYLK from the coding sequence ATGAAAAAACGTATCGTCCTGATCGGCGCAGGGAGCGCCCAGTTCGGCTACGGCACGATTGGCGATATCCTGCAGAGCAAGGTCCTGGAAGGCAGCGAGATCGTGCTGCACGACATCAACCCCACGACGCTCGCCGCGGTCGCCGAGGCCGGCCGCGCGTTCATCGCCGAGCACGGCCTGCCCTTCAGCATTTCGGCCACCACGAACCGCCGCGAGGCGTTCGCGGGCGCCGACTTCCTCATCATCTCGATCGAGGTGGGCAACCGCTTCGAGCTGTGGGAGCAGGACTGGCGCATCCCGCAGCAGTACGGGGTGCAGCAGGTGTACGGCGAGAACGGCGGCCCCGGCGGCCTCTTCCACTCGCTGCGCATCATCCCGCCCATCCTGGAGATCTGCGCCGATATCATGGCGATCTGCCCGCAGGCGACCGTCTTCAACTTCAGCAACCCGATGAGCCGCATCTGCACCACTGTGCATCGAGCCTTCCCGGAGCTAAAATTCATCGGCATGTGCCACGAGATCGGCTCGCTGCCCAACTTCCTGCCGCGCATCCTGGGCGTTCCCTACGAGGCGCTCGAAGTGCGGGCGGCCGGGCTGAACCATTTCAGTTGCGTGCTATCGGCCAAATACAAGGCCACCGGTCAGGATGCTTATCCCGACATCCGCGCCCTGGCGCCGGCCTTCTTCGGCGCGATGCCGTCCATGACCACCGTTCACAAGTATTTCAAGGAGACCGGCCAGTGGCCCCGCAAGCCGGAGGATTTCGCCGCCCTCGAGACCGAAGCCTGGCCGGAGCGCCGCGTCTTCCAGGTGATCCTGGAGAAATTCGGCCTGCTGCCGATCACCAGCGACAGTCACTTCGGGGAGTACATCCCGTGGGCCTACGACGTGACCGACCACAAGGAGATCCTGGACTTCTACCGCTTCTACAAGGAATACCTGGCGAACATCCAGCCCAGCATCGAGCTGCGGCTGAAGGAGCGGATCATCCCGGTCATCGAGGGGATCCTCACCGACGCGGGCTATATCGAAGAGGCGGTCAATATCCCAAACAAGGGCCTCATCGCCGATCTGCCGGAGTGGCTCGTGGTCGAGGTCCCGGCGGTCGTCAACAAGGACGGCGTGACCGGTCTGCCGATGGGCAAGCTCCCGCATGGCTTCGCCGGCTTGCTGATGAACCAGGTGGCTGTCCACGACCTGACCGCCGAGGCGGTGATCTGCAAGTCGAAGTCCGCCGCGCTCCAGGCGCTGCTGGTGGATTCGATCGTCAATCGGTATCGGAGGATGGATGAACTGCTGGAGACGATGATCGCGTATCAGGAGCGGTGGCTGGGCTACCTCAAGTGA
- a CDS encoding BrnT family toxin codes for MGLLFEWDENKARENLKKHKVSFEEAKTVFNDRFLFTFADEEHSENEQRYINIGTSATSKVLLVIHTEREVTEETLIIRIISCRNATTSERRTYEQGED; via the coding sequence ATGGGACTTCTTTTTGAATGGGACGAAAACAAGGCCAGAGAAAACCTCAAAAAGCACAAGGTCAGTTTTGAGGAGGCCAAAACGGTTTTCAATGATCGCTTCTTGTTCACCTTTGCCGACGAAGAGCACTCGGAGAATGAACAGCGTTATATCAACATTGGCACTTCGGCCACCAGCAAGGTATTGCTCGTCATTCACACTGAGCGTGAAGTCACCGAAGAAACCTTGATTATTCGTATTATCAGTTGCCGAAACGCGACGACTTCGGAGCGGAGAACCTATGAACAAGGAGAAGACTGA